A region from the Acyrthosiphon pisum isolate AL4f chromosome A1, pea_aphid_22Mar2018_4r6ur, whole genome shotgun sequence genome encodes:
- the LOC100568756 gene encoding uncharacterized protein LOC100568756: protein MVYFTEKLINEIRKRSCIWDTADVNHLNKEVLTNMWTEIAGNLYSDWHSLSGFDKRERVTDVKKKWTNIKDSFVKDVKGNKPRKSLRLPEHRKKYYLFDHLQFLIPFIQDSKTGGGSRSAEDGASKPASKKMRKNTLHGEDSSRNSPSMAAAPPSETAPKRPETLQPDMQQHADLLNKLAGKTATDVLCQLDGDLSFMVSLLPTIKSMNEKQKIDFKIGILQLVSRIKFDEVQNNLSVMPTYEELTVATPNRKCFPAPRQQQQAAGVRHPLVYATVSSSQQMQHHTNQQPAVEHESPRVKQEVVDSSPGSSSWCFDMDTSTEEDVDYTPNCI from the exons ATGGTCTATTTCACGGAAAAACTCATAAACGAGATACGCAAGCGGTCGTGCATATGGGACACGGCTGACGTGAACCATCTGAACAAGGAAGTGCTGACCAACATGTGGACGGAGATCGCCGGAAATCTTTACTCCGATTGGCACTCACTCAGCGGTTTCGATAAACGTGAAAGag TAACTGATGTCAAGAAAAAGTGGACAAACATCAAAGACTCGTTCGTCAAGGACGTCAAGGGCAACAAACCGAGAAAGTCCCTGCGCTTGCCCGAGCACCGGAAAAAGTACTATCTGTTCGATCACCTACAGTTTCTGATACCGTTCATCCAAGACTCGAAAACCGGTGGCGGCAGTCGATCGGCTGAAGACGGTGCCAGCAAACCGGCGAGTAAGAAAATGCGTAAAAATACGCTGCACGGTGAAGACTCGTCGCGGAACTCGCCCTCGATGGCAGCAGCGCCACCCTCGGAAACCGCGCCCAAAAGACCGGAAACGCTTCAACCGGATATGCAGCAGCACGCCGACTTGCTCAACAAATTAGCGGGCAAGACGGCCACAGACGTGCTATGTCAGCTGGACGGCGATTTGTCGTTTATGGTGTCGCTGTTGCCCACCATCAAGTCGATGAACGAAAAGCAAAAAATCGACTTCAAGATCGGTATCCTGCAGCTTGTGTCCCGGATCAAGTTCGACGAAGTGCAAAATAATCTCTCAGTTATGCCCACGTATGAGGAGTTAACTGTGGCGACCCCCAATCGCAAGTGCTTTCCAGCGCCCCGTCAACAGCAGCAGGCAGCGGGCGTTAGACACCCGCTCGTCTACGCCACTGTGTCATCTTCTCAGCAAATGCAACACCACACCAACCAACAACCGGCCGTCGAGCACGAGTCGCCGCGAGTTAAACAGGAAGTGGTCGACTCGAGTCCAGGGTCATCGTCGTGGTGTTTCGACATGGACACCAGCACCGAAGAAGATGTGGATTATACTCCtaattgtatatag